In Thermococcus sp., the following are encoded in one genomic region:
- a CDS encoding HEPN domain-containing protein, translating to MNEITALIRKAEERLKATEELLNTSHYAFAISSAYYVMFYCARALLLSRGIAPKSHAGVHA from the coding sequence ATGAACGAGATAACGGCTCTCATCAGGAAGGCGGAAGAACGGCTCAAAGCCACCGAGGAACTTCTCAATACTAGTCATTATGCCTTTGCAATATCGAGCGCGTACTACGTCATGTTCTACTGTGCCAGGGCCCTCCTTCTGTCCAGGGGAATTGCACCAAAGAGTCATGCTGGTGTTCATGCC
- a CDS encoding HEPN domain-containing protein translates to NMRHTADYDAFVEYTERDAREVVEYAREFLEFTKSYLGV, encoded by the coding sequence TGAACATGCGTCACACTGCCGACTATGATGCGTTTGTTGAGTATACAGAAAGGGACGCCCGTGAGGTTGTTGAGTACGCGAGGGAATTTTTGGAATTCACAAAGTCGTATCTGGGGGTGTAG